One Spea bombifrons isolate aSpeBom1 chromosome 1, aSpeBom1.2.pri, whole genome shotgun sequence DNA window includes the following coding sequences:
- the LOC128468019 gene encoding vomeronasal type-2 receptor 26-like — MEELQAGPVISYTNQVTAIRNNSGIHGLSCPGRELKVSAYTDDSLFSVSQPVVSLPHIHDALGVYSSLSHFKINVDKSEVLDVSLSTAESRAILRSRCSEDCPPGYRRILHKGKHTCCFDCVSCSPTPCNLVPGVLMKDGESCEKCPENQHPNEKKDKCVPKPIEFLSYKKDSVASVFGSISVFMSVIASVILGIFILYQDTPIVRANNQNLSFLLLVCLILSFLCVFLFLGRPVDITCMLRQTAFGILFSLSVSSLLAKTIMVCIAFKATKPGSTWMKWMGIKIPNGVVFVCSFIQVVISICWLSISPPYQEMNTHSYPGKIIIQCNEGSVVAFYAVLGYMGFLAAVSFVVAFLARKLPDIFNEAKYITFSMLIFCNVWISFISAYLSVTGKNSVIVEIFAILASSAGIQCCIFFPKCYIILMKPSMNTKRHLLKQGL, encoded by the exons ATGGAGGAGCTACAAGCAGGTCCTGTGATCAGCTACACCAATCAGGTGACA GCTATCCGGAATAATTCCGGCATCCATGGCTTATCCTGCCCCGGCCGCGAGCTTAAGGTGTCCGCTTATACGGACGACTCGCTTTTCTCGGTTTCTCAGCCGGTTGTCTCGCTTCCGCACATCCATGACGCGTTGGGGGTTTACAGCTCCCTCTCCCATTTCAAGATTAATGTGGACAAATCAGAAGTTCTGGATGTTTCCTTGTCCACTGCGGAGTCTCGGGCT ATTCTTCGCTCTCGATGTTCTGAAGATTGTCCTCCTGGCTATAGACGGATTTTGCACAAAGGAAAGCACACCTGCTGCTTTGACTGCGTCTCTTGCTCGCCTACTCCCTGTAACCTTGTCCCTGGTGTTTTAATGAAAG ATGGAGAATCTTGCGAAAAATGTCCTGAAAACCAACATCCTAATGAGAAGAAGGATAAATGCgttccaaaacccattgaatTCTTGTCCTACAAAAAGGATTCAGTTGCATCAGTATTTGGCTCTATATCCGTTTTCATGTCTGTCATAGCCTCTGTTATTTtggggatatttattttataccagGACACCCCCATTGTCAGAGCTAATAATCAGAACCTCAGCTTCCTGCTCCTGGTCTGCCTCATCCTGagcttcctctgtgtgtttctgttcctcGGTCGTCCTGTGGATATAACCTGCATGCTGCGGCAAACTGCTTTTGGGATCCTCTTCTCATTATCTGTGTCTTCTCTGTTGGCCAAGACCATCATGGTCTGCATCGCTTTCAAAGCCACCAAACCCGGCAGCACTTGGATGAAATGGATGGGAATCAAAATACCCAACGGTGTTGTGTTTGTCTGCTCATTTATTCAGGTTGTAATTAGCATCTGCTGGTTGTCTATTTCTCCTCCGTACCAGGAAATGAACACTCACTCCTACCCTGGAAAGATCATTATTCAGTGTAATGAGGGGTCAGTGGTTGCCTTTTACGCTGTTCTGGGGTACATGGGCTTCCTGGCCGCTGTGAGTTTCGTTGTTGCTTTCCTGGCCAGAAAATTACCGGACATTTTTAATGAAGCCAAatacatcaccttcagcatgctgaTCTTCTGTAACGTCTGGATCTCTTTTATCTCGGCTTATTTGAGCGTTACGGGGAAAAACTCCGTCATCGTTgagatttttgctatattagcTTCTAGCGCTGGAATTCaatgctgtatattttttccaaaatgttatattattttgaTGAAACCGAGCATGAACACAAAGAGACATTTACTAAAGCAGGGGTTGTAG